Within Solea solea chromosome 1, fSolSol10.1, whole genome shotgun sequence, the genomic segment GTGGATTTGATTTGGTGAGCCTTTTGCTAAGTGACTGTAATCTgtatttccttgtgtccctgctggcagccatgttttctgtCCTGTTGTATGCTGTTTCTCAGCACAGGGGGCATAGCCATAACAATCCCTTACATCTAAAGTACATAGATATGAAGGTATGTATGAATTAATTTAGACATGGAATGCCTCCATCTAAAGAAAAGCTTTAGCATTATTTGGATGAACTATGCTGCAGCAAGAAGATGGCCTTACCTTCCACTAAACCTAGTTTTCGCAGGTTGCTTATCCGCTGCTGAAGCTGCGGCTCCTGGACAGTGCACAGTTCAGGACATTTCAGCAGCAGTTTCTGCACACTGGAAGTGTTGTAGCCCAAAACGAACAGAGCTGTGAGAGTTGACAGAGCATGTTTGGCAGCACTTCCTCCCCTGACTGTGGACACAGCATCATGTAGCTGTTCTGCCTGTGGTTCTGTGAAACCCATATCCACTAAAGTCTGCAGGGATAGCTCTGTGACTGGCTTATTAGATCCATGACTGACTTTAGAGATGTGTCCTGCTGACTGCATAGAGGTCTGGTTGCTGGAGGAGCAGAGCAACCTGGGCTGGGAAAGGAGGAAGCATCTCCCCACCTGAAGAGGACTGAGCAGAGAAGAGGCGGCGATATTTCTCACAATCACGCGGAGAAccttaaacaaagaaaacaacaagaacgGAGTTATCAGCGAAGACTTTGTGAAATTAAAccttgtctgtgtttatttccGCTAACAAACATTAAGGTTATAGTGGGGTGTAACACGCTGTGTAGTACATTTGCCTGTAGTTAATACGAAACCTTTGAAAATACGAACCACTAACGTTAAGTAATACTTTTAACGTCTTTTCATTAAGAgaatatgtttatttgttgcATTTCTAGGTCACCTGCCGCGATGCGCCTTTGGTTGCCATGCTTGTCCGTCGAAAATATACTTCCGTCCATTCAGTGTGGAGAGGGAAAGTTCCGGTTAGCGTGTTGATACCATGACTAGTCGCTACCCGTGCATTTTATTTACACGGTATGCCACAATACCGCGAATAAATGTGTCATAATTACTGGTATAAGGCAATGGcaagtttttttaaagtatCAGCTTACAAATTGTTTACTTTGGAAACATACAGCCATAATTAGCCAGTAAACTACATGTAACTTACCAGGTAGGCACCAATATATTTTAGTGTATCATGAGGTCAAATGAATTCACAATATTTACTTGTCAAAGACACACTCAGAAAATCATTTATAATAAGGAATATAAAAAGGAACAAATTAGTTGTGAAATATTTATTGATgtataaaaatagataaaatattgtaaatattctTACAatctttaattaaaacattgagAATAAATTCatcaacacatttattaaaaaagcaCCCCCCCAACTTCAATcaaagatatttttttgttgtttcttcatGATAACAAGGCTGTGGTCACATAGATTTAGGTGGTGATGCTGGATCCCTGTAAATCATTACAGTGATTTAGATCATTTCAAAATTccccaaataaaaataaataaaatggtttatacttaaaaaacaacaacaaaaaaaaccagtgCCATTACATTCTTGATAATGCTTGTGCAATCATTTTGCAAATATGTCCACATGTTCCttttaacaacaaaacagtTTGAGGAGAAACGCTTATTACACACAAACTGTGTATACTTAATAAAGGCACAATAGTTTCCAGAGAACTTAATCTGTAGAAAttaatgtttgtttactgtCTTTCTGATGTTTACTTCCATGTCTTTGCACTGCTGCAGATGTTGGACAGATGGCTGTACTTCACTCCCTTAAAATCCAGACATTAGTCGTCATGGAGGTACTTCTGAAGCTCATTCTCCAGGGCCACCATTGACAAcctctcatcttcatcttcctcctcatcttcagaCAGAGTGTCGTCACCTTGATCAGGGTATAAGACTTGTTTCTTGAACACATCAGGGCTTGGCTGCTGGTACTGTGGCGAGCCTGCTACAAGAAGAGAGTGCAGAGTACATGAGCTGTCCACTGTTGAGGTCAGTTATGTTTAACAGCCAAGAATACAAGAAGATAGATTAGTTTCCTTGTTTTGTTCTGATGTTCTGGGTCGTCGTGTTTTCTCTCCCTACTGTGAATGTACAGGATCATCTCTCTCGACCTATGTGTTGTCGTGCACTTTATAAGCTCCCTCTCAACATTTTGTACCTGTGCCTTATATTTCTGTAAAAACTCAATAAAAATatctttgagaaaaaaacaaaacaaaacatgatttgGTAAAAAATTAATGCACATATAAGGGTTTTCAACTGCTGTAAATATTGGGAGTTCATTCATCAAGATAAGCAGTAGGTGGTGCCAGAGTCCACATTATGACAGAGCGATAATAAGACGCAAATTACAGAGTACAGTAAAATGCTGAAACTGGAGGAACCCTTAAGTCACATGATTTCTAAACATCCTCTTTTATTTACTAAAACTGGTTccatcttcattttatttatacacacatttttacatgactctactttactttaatgcaatactttaagacttttgaAAATCCATTCAGATGTTTTTATGTACAAATTTTAAATTTGCATAAAACCAGGTGAATGACTGTAAAGAATACTCACAAAAACTCTGATTTGCAGGAACCACCTCTGTCCAGTTGTACTCTGCCAGGGAAATGGGTTGGCTGATCCAAGGCCGGAGCAGCAGCTGATCCAGTGTAGTCCTCTGTGAGGGCTCAGGGTTTAGCAGTCCACTCAACATACCACTGAGATCTGAGAgaataaatggagaaataaGTGTTCATCTGCTCCAATAGGCAGTTATAACTTCCTGTCAACATCAAAAAATCAGTGGTATACCTGGGGAGAGGGGGAATGGTGGCCTGAGTTTGGCTGCCAGGATCTCACCCACATCACAGAAAGGGTTCTCACTAAATAACAGAGTGTAGAGCAAAACTCCCAGAGACCACATCTCCAGCTCTGGCCCCTCATAGCTaaagaaaataaccaaaaatgagacacacaataaaataattctTCCAGTTCCATCATACAAAAATAACTACTGCCATTGATATTTTTTCCATACATACAATAAAATCTGGAAAGACAATTATTACAGTATTAGAACTACTTTTGTTTCTCAAACAATCATATAAATATGATGTGATTGTTGATAAGATTATATCTGCAACCATTAATGTGATGTGCCTTTTGCTAATTGTTTACCCACATCCTTTTCTTTGTAATGTCCATAcatcctgtttgtgttttgttgctttgttcTTAAGAATTGTTTGTTTGGGCTTTTCTATATTGTAAATATATATTAGTTCTATCTGCTACAAAAGAGTATCAATTGAGCTACGGATTAGCCATTTCATAGTGTTGACAGTACTTCTAATTTTACAACAGTCACATCATTAAAATGAAGATCACTGACAAACTGTGCTCTGACCTACATTCTGCAGGTTTTAATGCTTTGAGCTAGGCTGAAATGTCAATAACGTTAGGCTGTTATTATAAGCACCACATTCGTTCACACCTATTATATACTTACGGATTTCCCTGAAGCACCTCAGGGGAACAGTACTCAAGTGTGCCACAGAAATTGTAAAACAGCTTCCCAGGAGCCATCATGGCAGCGGAGCCAAAGTCTATCAGTCGAATGTGAAAACACTTGTCAATGATaatgttttcatcttttatGTCCCTGTGAAGGATGTTCTTAGTCCTTAGATAGAAGACAGCAGCCACCAGCTGTGAAATGGAAAGATGTTTACCAGTTTAAcaaggaacaaacaaacacttcacttcacttccctTTAAACCACATCTCTCAGGGAAAATGCACACCTGTCTGAAGATGTAGCTGGCCAGGGGCTCATCCAGCCTCGGCTGCAGGTCTATAAACTCAAAAAGGTCCAAACCATCTCCATGTTTTTCCATCACCATTTGGAAGTAACTTCCATTCTCAAACACCTCCAGAACCTAGTGGCACAGATATGAATGTTGTAAAGCAAAGAAcaacatttctatttttttttggagaccTAGTGATTTGAGTGTTGTGCTGTGATAACATAGTTACCTTGACGATGTTATGGTGCTGCACTCGTGTGAGTATGGCAATTTCTTGGCTCACTCTTCCCAGCATGGGGTCATCTACCCAGCAGTCACTCACTATCCTGGACTTACTGATGAACTTCACTACCACCTGCAAATGTGGACAATTATATAAAGTTACATCTCCACCACacaatcttaaaaaaaatctatcctTTTGCATGGAaattgctgctttatttttattctgtcaGCCAAATTAGTCATTACCCCAGTATGGTTTGAATCTGCATTGATAAAAATGACGTCTTACTTCTTGTCCATCACAGCGCCGTACTGCCTTCCATACAAAACCAAAGGCTCCTTTACCCACAGCTTTGAGAGGCTGGTACTCTTCTTCAAACTGTCCATCACAGGCTCGAGACTGCTCCAAGTCCATGGTGGAGCGTAATGCCTCCCCATGACTGGCCTCAGCAATCCTCTGACAGAagtagtacaaaaaaaaattatgaccAATACAGTAATAATTTGGCatataatataacatgacaAAACTACTGATGGCCAATGATTTTTATTGCCACTGACCTCTCCGAGACTGGCTCCTGATTGGTTATGCAGCAAACTACTTGTTTGTAAAATTGTTCCTTGCTGGCCAGGTCTACTCatccacacacaaaacaaagagcTTCCATCAGGGAGATTAGTCGTACACACATCTAATTGCACATCTGTTGAGAAAATGTAAGACTCAGGTTAAAGTCCATTTGCTTTATATAGGAATATGTGTAGATTTGTactacaacaaaaacagaaaaactgcaaACACTTCAGTTGTACCGACCTACTCTTGTGCCGTCTCTGTGGTAGGCGTTTCCTTCAAATCTCCCCTCGAGTATCTCTGTCGCGTCTGAGCACAGAATGTGTCCATTTACCTTCTGCTTTTTGGGTGTCGACGTAGCAGGAGTGTCAGTCACTGTCTGAATCctgccattcatttggacacagAACTCCTGGCTCTTTCCATTATGAATTGAAGAGAGAGCAGCCCACTGATCCTGCTCGCCTGTGTCCCCTTTTTGTTCTTCATTTGAACCATTTCTGGCTTCCACAGCAGCATCCTTTGTCTCAACAGGCTCAGCAAACTGGTCAGACCTAACCTCGCATGGAGGGGGTGTCCGCAGGAGCTCAGTTGTGTCACATGATGACATAGAGTGTTGGTCGCCATCGTTGTAAACTCTGCCACTGAGCAGCTCTATGCTACCACTTAGATCTAGGTCAGCCAAGGCCCGGGTCACAAGGTCACCATTGCTGTTGATGTCCAGGAAGCAGCTGGCTGAGTCTTCAGCTGGACAAGAGTCCTCTGCATGACCCGGGTCAGATCCACCATGACCAGCAAACTTTTCACAGAAGCCAGAGGAAGACCTGTGAAATTTAGTTAAATTTGTAACacgataaaaaaacaacaaccagtaTTTGGTTGTCAATAAAATTATTCTATTTTATGAAAAGCATGGGGAAATGTGAATTAGTAATGCTTACACACATTACAATAAGTGATAGgaaatttgacctctgcatttaacccatccttatcaCCAGTAATTAACACACAAGCCGGGCTTATctgcccagggagcaatgggagATTGGGTGTCCCAGCCCTGTGCCCTTCCTGGGAAAAAATTGGCAACCTTCCAGTTACGAGCCCAATTTGTACCGCTGTTGCGGGGTATCAAAAAAATCAGTATGCACTCATAATAGTCTTCCCTATGGAAATCTTTAGTAAAAAGCGAAAGATTTATACAATATGAAGAGAAACAAGAGTGATCAATGTGGGCACTGGTGGAGAACAGAGACTGTAAAGAagtcttctggttgcaaaataAACTCCCACTGTGAAGCCTTGACCGATGCTGTGTCTGTCTTTGGAACTGGGAGTTCAAAGAAGTCACctacaaccaggctcctatttggcaatatcagctgtcaatcacagtggtgtccatgcatgtgctgtgctttatcataCTTAAAATAACTTtctaaattattctttttttgtgcctTTCATCAGCAAAACACGATAGGAAGTCAGCAATTTCAGTCAATTTCATTGACTACACTGGAGGAAAGAAGatatttaaaactaaataatttcTTTAGTTGTGTAGTATGTAAAATAATGACAACTTCTTGTTCTTTAGCCTTCATTCCAGACAAACAACAGCCTGTTGTGACAATATCGATATGAACAAAATGTAAAAGCCAGTTGCATATTAGCTGATAACAAATCCCAATTTCTGCCCTCACCTGCTCTCCAGTGAAATGACTTCGAAGCTGGAATCTTGGGAGACAGAGGCACATGACTGGTGGCATTTACTTTTGGCAGAGGATATGCCACTCACATGTCCTCTCTCGTTGGGAGTGTCTAAACAGGTGaacaaatcaccaaaaaaaaaaatgacaaagcaTTTTCTTTGATGAAATAACTCAACttacaatatttacacataGCATGCTGTGTAGACTAttctgtatttgttcatttgaGTAGCCATTTAAAGTTGGGTTGAAAACggcaaatgaaagaaaaacgaCCAAACTAATTTTCACGTCTGGATTTTCTCACCTGGGTTAATTTCAATTGCAGGTTTATTCTTTTTCTGGGCCTGCTTTTTGAGGTTAAGTTGAGGTGGTGGTTCGTAGACAACAGGGCAGTAGGTGTCATCTCCTGGAGGTTCCACCCATTCAAATGTCTTGAGAAGTGACTGAGTGGTATCTGCACTGTCTAGTTGGCTACAGAAAGGAGCAACCTGGGCTGCC encodes:
- the pask gene encoding PAS domain-containing serine/threonine-protein kinase isoform X1 gives rise to the protein MLLSTGTSPGVSQSIRCKGETICVVPDLSCDLLEDDFDLNKSYPNTQRPLYKRNLLSLQRRYCLGSLSSEHLDIFSSAATRNHQISSLHPASQVSSVCLPHLSTLSETTKSLYCQLMSGTFALKGSPSVPNPNKAILTINHETREILSVNEQACKLFEYTSYELVGKKLDFFLKKTSQVLEQALEEDFLLEDGTVAAVSGKVVDIATLSGEVPVSVCTHKPQNEDHRLVIMEKVERLSAFLSFSQNGSILTCDLAFAYLHGYHHSDELKGVSVKKLIPYLQIPLHTRHALPKVLRVQRQCVKIRSGALVPLCIKLRGAVECGKPQHQNNDTGCTCPTDCLESSVSQDQQPCSPLTSPVCKTEIICEQHHGKEQSSVDRGAISMNSTVEYSGTVWVFAPLSGLLLLRPDGSISSIHNHMALSLFGYSKDELLGKCVTFLMPGFYDLNRKTCPFADSQVEAAKSITSSKMTGKSDLDPSSLVAGDMATVHQAVMNRTSTGRGRIFTGTSTRLEKQGTALSTLSPPAVTSTRVVMADDTAELMEEAAQVAPFCSQLDSADTTQSLLKTFEWVEPPGDDTYCPVVYEPPPQLNLKKQAQKKNKPAIEINPDTPNERGHVSGISSAKSKCHQSCASVSQDSSFEVISLESRSSSGFCEKFAGHGGSDPGHAEDSCPAEDSASCFLDINSNGDLVTRALADLDLSGSIELLSGRVYNDGDQHSMSSCDTTELLRTPPPCEVRSDQFAEPVETKDAAVEARNGSNEEQKGDTGEQDQWAALSSIHNGKSQEFCVQMNGRIQTVTDTPATSTPKKQKVNGHILCSDATEILEGRFEGNAYHRDGTRVDVQLDVCTTNLPDGSSLFCVWMSRPGQQGTILQTSSLLHNQSGASLGERIAEASHGEALRSTMDLEQSRACDGQFEEEYQPLKAVGKGAFGFVWKAVRRCDGQEVVVKFISKSRIVSDCWVDDPMLGRVSQEIAILTRVQHHNIVKVLEVFENGSYFQMVMEKHGDGLDLFEFIDLQPRLDEPLASYIFRQLVAAVFYLRTKNILHRDIKDENIIIDKCFHIRLIDFGSAAMMAPGKLFYNFCGTLEYCSPEVLQGNPYEGPELEMWSLGVLLYTLLFSENPFCDVGEILAAKLRPPFPLSPDLSGMLSGLLNPEPSQRTTLDQLLLRPWISQPISLAEYNWTEVVPANQSFSGSPQYQQPSPDVFKKQVLYPDQGDDTLSEDEEEDEDERLSMVALENELQKYLHDD
- the pask gene encoding PAS domain-containing serine/threonine-protein kinase isoform X2; protein product: MLLSTGTSPGVSQSIRCKGETICVVPDLSCDLLEDDFDLNKSYPNTQRPLYKRNLLSLQRRYCLGSLSSEHLDIFSSAATRNHQISSLHPASQVSSVCLPHLSTLSETTKSLYCQLMSGTFALKGSPSVPNPNKAILTINHETREILSVNEQACKLFEYTSYELVGKKLDFFLKKTSQVLEQALEEDFLLEDGTVAAVSGKVVDIATLSGEVPVSVCTHKPQNEDHRLVIMEKVERLSAFLSFSQNGSILTCDLAFAYLHGYHHSDELKGVSVKKLIPYLQIPLHTRHALPKVLRVQRQCVKIRSGALVPLCIKLRGAVECGKPQHQNNDTGCTCPTDCLESSVSQDQQPCSPLTSPVCKTEIICEQHHGKEQSSVDRGAISMNSTVEYSGTVWVFAPLSGLLLLRPDGSISSIHNHMALSLFGYSKDELLGKCVTFLMPGFYDLNRKTCPFADSQVEAAKSITSSKMTGKSDLDPSSLVAGDMATVHQAVMNRTSTGRGRIFTGTSTRLEKQGTALSTLSPPAVTSTRVVMADDTAELMEEAAQVAPFCSQLDSADTTQSLLKTFEWVEPPGDDTYCPVVYEPPPQLNLKKQAQKKNKPAIEINPDTPNERGHVSGISSAKSKCHQSCASVSQDSSFEVISLESRSSSGFCEKFAGHGGSDPGHAEDSCPAEDSASCFLDINSNGDLVTRALADLDLSGSIELLSGRVYNDGDQHSMSSCDTTELLRTPPPCEVRSDQFAEPVETKDAAVEARNGSNEEQKGDTGEQDQWAALSSIHNGKSQEFCVQMNGRIQTVTDTPATSTPKKQKVNGHILCSDATEILEGRFEGNAYHRDGTRVDVQLDVCTTNLPDGSSLFCVWMSRPGQQGTILQTSSLLHNQSGASLGERIAEASHGEALRSTMDLEQSRACDGQFEEEYQPLKAVGKGAFGFVWKAVRRCDGQEVVVKFISKSRIVSDCWVDDPMLGRVSQEIAILTRVQHHNIVKVLEVFENGSYFQMVMEKHGDGLDLFEFIDLQPRLDEPLASYIFRQLVAAVFYLRTKNILHRDIKDENIIIDKCFHIRLIDFGSAAMMAPGKLFYNFCGTLEYCSPEVLQGNPYEGPELEMWSLGVLLYTLLFSENPFCDVGEILAAKLRPPFPLSPDLSGMLSGLLNPEPSQRTTLDQLLLRPWISQPISLAEYNWTEVVPANQSFCSPQYQQPSPDVFKKQVLYPDQGDDTLSEDEEEDEDERLSMVALENELQKYLHDD